A single genomic interval of Hippea jasoniae harbors:
- a CDS encoding ABC transporter permease: protein MVKNANQMVSARFSSFIKDLLGDSSGIMALIGGGLLIIFIVMAIFAPMIAPYNPIQPSGTPLQPPNIHHLMGTDNLGYDVFSRFIYGSRMALTIALIATAIAAAIGIPLGLITGYAGGILDRVMTMIMDSVYTFPGLILAIAIAAVLGPGIINISLSIAVVYIPTYYRVIRSQVASVKNELYVESAKSIGADTISIIFRYILPNVLPSIIVVLSMNIADAIMTEAGLSFLGLGITPPTPDWGYDLANGQQFIISNQWWMAFFPGVAIILIVLGFSMFAEGLNEYFNPNIGEKR from the coding sequence ATGGTAAAAAACGCCAATCAAATGGTATCAGCCCGTTTTTCATCCTTTATAAAAGACCTGCTTGGAGATTCAAGTGGCATAATGGCTTTAATTGGTGGAGGTCTTCTTATAATCTTTATCGTTATGGCAATCTTTGCACCCATGATAGCACCTTATAATCCTATTCAGCCCTCTGGTACCCCACTTCAGCCACCCAATATTCACCATTTAATGGGAACAGACAACCTGGGCTATGATGTTTTTAGTCGTTTCATTTACGGATCAAGAATGGCTTTAACAATAGCACTTATTGCAACAGCCATAGCTGCAGCTATAGGTATTCCACTTGGTTTGATTACAGGCTATGCAGGTGGCATACTGGATAGGGTTATGACAATGATAATGGATTCTGTTTATACATTTCCCGGATTGATACTTGCAATAGCAATAGCTGCGGTGCTTGGACCGGGTATTATTAACATCTCACTATCGATAGCCGTTGTCTATATTCCAACATACTACAGAGTGATACGCTCACAGGTAGCCAGTGTAAAAAATGAACTGTATGTAGAAAGTGCTAAATCGATTGGCGCAGACACAATATCGATTATCTTCAGATACATACTTCCCAATGTTTTACCTTCTATTATTGTCGTGCTTTCCATGAATATAGCAGATGCGATCATGACAGAGGCTGGGCTTAGCTTTCTTGGTCTTGGCATCACACCTCCAACACCCGATTGGGGGTACGACCTTGCAAACGGTCAGCAGTTTATCATATCAAACCAGTGGTGGATGGCTTTCTTTCCTGGCGTAGCAATTATCTTAATAGTGCTTGGTTTTAGTATGTTTGCAGAAGGCTTAAACGAATACTTCAATCCAAACATCGGGGAGAAACGGTAA
- a CDS encoding ABC transporter permease: MKSYILTRVFLSIPMVLIILTIVFFVLRVLPGNPVLAMLGPKAPPSVVKAMEHQMGLDKPILVQYADYLKNIAKGDFGRSTVTSMPVLKELMQKFPATLELTIFAMIVAVFIGIFYGTYAAYHLGGPLDLSARIYSIFVYSFPVFWFGLMLQLIFGVWLHWLPVSGESSPFMTPDPIRTGLYVVDAIINGQWDVLKDALMHLILPSITLGVVISSIFVRMVRSNVVLTLSAQYTTAARARGVKEKTVLFKHALKNALPPILTIMGLQFALLLGGAVLTEVTFSWPGIGSYLVSRIHARDFPAIQGTIVFFAIFVAIISILVDVINAWINPRVRY; the protein is encoded by the coding sequence ATGAAAAGCTACATCTTAACAAGGGTATTTTTATCCATCCCTATGGTTTTAATCATTTTAACAATAGTATTTTTTGTTTTGAGGGTGCTTCCTGGAAACCCTGTTTTAGCCATGCTTGGACCAAAAGCGCCACCATCTGTTGTAAAGGCAATGGAGCATCAGATGGGGCTGGATAAACCTATCCTTGTCCAATATGCGGATTATCTAAAAAACATTGCAAAAGGTGATTTTGGCAGATCTACAGTCACATCGATGCCTGTTTTAAAAGAGCTCATGCAGAAATTCCCGGCAACATTGGAACTAACAATATTTGCCATGATAGTTGCCGTATTTATAGGAATTTTCTATGGAACCTATGCAGCTTACCATTTAGGCGGTCCGCTTGATCTATCGGCGCGCATCTACTCGATTTTTGTATATTCATTTCCCGTATTCTGGTTTGGATTGATGCTGCAGTTAATTTTTGGTGTTTGGTTGCACTGGCTGCCTGTTTCTGGTGAATCATCGCCTTTTATGACCCCCGATCCCATCCGCACAGGACTTTATGTTGTGGATGCAATAATAAACGGTCAATGGGATGTTTTAAAAGATGCCCTTATGCATCTAATACTCCCATCAATCACACTGGGGGTTGTAATATCGAGTATATTTGTAAGAATGGTTAGATCCAATGTTGTTTTAACGCTTTCTGCTCAATACACCACCGCAGCAAGGGCAAGGGGCGTCAAAGAAAAAACGGTTCTGTTTAAACATGCATTAAAAAATGCCCTACCACCCATTCTCACCATCATGGGTTTGCAATTTGCCCTGCTGCTTGGGGGTGCAGTTTTGACAGAGGTCACATTCTCCTGGCCAGGTATAGGCAGTTATCTTGTATCAAGGATACATGCAAGGGATTTCCCCGCTATTCAGGGAACAATCGTGTTTTTTGCAATATTTGTTGCGATAATAAGCATTCTTGTTGATGTAATAAACGCCTGGATAAACCCGCGAGTGAGGTATTGA
- a CDS encoding ABC transporter substrate-binding protein, with translation MRKLFLRLLAALLLVSFISLPSFAISKKSYVIIGTTDKITSLDPAKAYDYLSDNILQNIGAGLVKYIPGTTKIVPDLAKKWKVSKDGLTYTFYLKKGLKFSNGDPINAEAFKYSLDRVIKLKQDPSFLLADVLKSVEVVNDYEFKIHLKYAFAPFISILAFPVSYPVDPKVYPSDKVYDGMPVSSGPYMVKKWVRGQQIEFVRNPYYHGKKAKTPIILLKLYRNANTLYIALLNGEIDVAYRTLLPQQFAKIQKNKNFVALVGPSPFIREIVFNVKQKPYGNTAIRKAFSYAIDRNQIVKDVFSGQVDPLYTLIPKGMWGHKNTFPKYNLKKAIKMLKKLGYSKEKPLKITLWYSPSHYGSTEAALALTIKNQLEKTGLVKCQLKSAEWATYTDYYFNGVMGMFLLGWYPDYFDPDDYMWPFLASSASPSMGCFYSNKTVDKLLSKARQVTDKKEREKIYEKVQKILAEEAPYIPLFQGKKELYQNPT, from the coding sequence ATGAGAAAGCTCTTTTTAAGGCTTTTAGCAGCTTTGCTTTTGGTAAGCTTTATCAGTCTGCCGTCGTTTGCCATCTCTAAAAAAAGTTATGTCATCATCGGCACGACAGATAAGATTACCTCATTAGATCCAGCAAAGGCTTACGATTATCTTTCTGACAACATTCTTCAAAACATCGGTGCAGGATTGGTAAAGTATATTCCAGGCACAACAAAGATTGTCCCAGATCTTGCAAAAAAATGGAAGGTTTCAAAAGACGGTTTAACCTACACATTTTACTTAAAAAAAGGCCTTAAGTTCTCAAACGGTGATCCAATCAATGCCGAAGCTTTTAAGTATTCCTTAGACAGGGTTATTAAACTTAAACAGGATCCATCATTTTTGCTTGCTGATGTTCTAAAGAGCGTTGAGGTTGTAAACGATTATGAGTTTAAAATCCACCTAAAATACGCCTTTGCACCGTTTATAAGCATTTTAGCCTTCCCTGTATCCTATCCGGTCGATCCAAAGGTATACCCTTCAGATAAGGTCTATGATGGAATGCCTGTATCAAGCGGTCCATACATGGTTAAAAAATGGGTAAGAGGTCAGCAGATTGAATTTGTAAGGAACCCTTACTATCACGGCAAAAAGGCAAAAACACCAATCATTCTTTTAAAACTTTACAGAAACGCAAACACTCTGTATATCGCACTTCTAAATGGTGAGATCGATGTTGCATATAGAACGCTACTGCCACAACAGTTTGCCAAGATTCAGAAAAACAAAAATTTTGTTGCTTTAGTGGGTCCAAGTCCATTTATCAGAGAGATTGTTTTCAATGTAAAACAGAAACCTTATGGAAACACAGCTATAAGAAAAGCCTTCTCTTATGCAATAGATAGAAACCAGATAGTTAAAGATGTTTTCAGCGGCCAAGTAGATCCACTCTACACATTGATTCCTAAAGGCATGTGGGGACACAAAAATACATTCCCCAAATACAACCTCAAAAAAGCAATTAAAATGTTGAAGAAACTGGGCTACAGCAAAGAAAAACCTCTCAAGATAACCCTGTGGTATAGCCCATCACACTACGGCTCAACAGAGGCTGCATTAGCATTAACAATAAAAAATCAACTTGAAAAAACAGGTCTTGTAAAATGCCAGCTAAAATCTGCAGAGTGGGCAACATACACAGATTACTACTTCAACGGCGTTATGGGCATGTTCCTGCTTGGCTGGTATCCAGACTACTTTGATCCAGACGACTACATGTGGCCATTTTTGGCAAGCAGCGCAAGTCCATCTATGGGTTGTTTCTATTCAAACAAAACAGTGGATAAACTACTCTCAAAAGCCAGACAGGTCACAGACAAAAAGGAAAGAGAAAAAATCTATGAAAAAGTTCAGAAAATACTTGCAGAAGAGGCTCCTTATATTCCACTCTTCCAGGGTAAAAAAGAATTGTATCAAAACCCAACATAA
- the secA gene encoding preprotein translocase subunit SecA, with protein MISGVLKKIFGTQNDRVLKSIQPYVNKINDKEAWAKSLSDEQIKEELKKLEDRYQSKGNLDDILVESFALTRETARRTLNMRHFDVQLIGGYVLHKGMVAEMKTGEGKTLVATLPLVLNALTRRGVHLVTVNDYLAKRDALWMGPIYLFLGLSVGVIQQQNKSFLVEWDDKEKFTTKLVACSRKEAYQADITYGTNSEFGFDYLRDNMSFSLDDYVQREFYYAIVDEVDSILIDEARTPLIISGVADKPSSMYYKIDKAVRQLKPEDYEVDEKAKNAVLTDSGVEKIQKILGIKNLYDIENIEILHMVNQSLKAHAVYERDKDYIVKDGKAIIVDEFTGRLMPDRRYSDGLHQAIEAKEHLRIQKESQTLASITFQNYFRMYEKLAGMTGTAATEAREFKEIYNLDVVVIPTNKPIRRIDHNDLVFKTHKEKINAIIKEIEERHKKGQPVLVGTTSVEKSEELHKILVKKRIPHAVLNAKHHEKEAEIIAHAGEVGRVTIATNMAGRGVDIKLTEDSKKLGGLFILGTERHESRRIDNQLRGRSGRQGDPGESRFFLSLEDDLLRIFGSERIKLLMDKLGVEEGEAIENKMITRAIENAQKKVEAYNFDIRKNLLEYDDVMNKQRQVIYQQRRSILEGVELKDDILSYIESIVDDVADVYLPEKIDPTNWDVDGFNKEMRRIFDRTFKIDTGEIAKTKRRDKLIEDIKKSLIDEYNQKEELIGSDQMRELERQIMLQLVDMHWREHLKNMDYLRDAVGLRGYGQRDPLVEYKKVSFDEFEDMVKRIQEDTVASIYHIKVVVE; from the coding sequence ATGATATCTGGAGTGCTTAAAAAGATCTTTGGAACTCAAAATGATAGGGTTTTGAAGTCTATTCAACCTTATGTGAATAAGATTAACGATAAAGAAGCCTGGGCAAAGTCTTTAAGTGATGAACAGATTAAGGAAGAGTTGAAAAAGCTTGAAGATAGATATCAATCCAAGGGTAATCTTGATGATATTTTGGTTGAAAGCTTTGCACTAACAAGAGAAACAGCCAGACGCACGCTTAATATGCGTCATTTTGATGTTCAGCTAATTGGTGGATATGTTTTGCATAAAGGCATGGTTGCAGAGATGAAAACAGGCGAGGGTAAAACGCTTGTTGCAACACTACCGCTTGTGTTAAATGCCCTAACCCGCCGCGGCGTGCATCTTGTTACGGTTAACGATTATTTAGCCAAAAGGGATGCCTTATGGATGGGGCCTATCTATCTGTTTTTGGGTTTGAGTGTGGGTGTTATTCAGCAGCAGAACAAGTCGTTTTTAGTTGAATGGGATGATAAAGAAAAGTTCACGACAAAGCTTGTTGCCTGTTCACGAAAAGAAGCGTATCAGGCGGATATAACATACGGCACAAACAGTGAGTTTGGTTTTGATTATTTAAGGGATAATATGAGTTTTTCGCTTGATGATTATGTTCAGCGGGAATTTTACTACGCCATCGTCGATGAGGTGGACTCGATTTTGATTGATGAGGCACGAACACCGCTTATTATCTCTGGTGTTGCAGATAAGCCATCCTCAATGTATTACAAAATTGATAAGGCTGTCAGGCAATTGAAGCCTGAGGATTATGAGGTAGATGAAAAGGCAAAAAATGCCGTCTTAACCGATTCAGGCGTTGAAAAGATCCAGAAGATTTTAGGTATAAAAAACCTGTATGATATAGAAAATATTGAGATTCTCCATATGGTGAATCAGTCGCTTAAGGCTCATGCTGTATATGAGCGGGACAAAGATTATATAGTTAAAGATGGTAAGGCTATTATTGTTGATGAGTTTACCGGTAGATTGATGCCCGATAGACGCTACTCAGACGGTCTGCATCAGGCGATTGAGGCAAAGGAGCATTTAAGAATTCAGAAGGAATCTCAAACGCTTGCATCGATTACATTTCAAAACTACTTTAGAATGTATGAAAAACTTGCAGGAATGACAGGAACTGCCGCAACAGAGGCCAGGGAGTTTAAAGAGATATACAATCTTGATGTTGTTGTTATACCAACAAATAAGCCGATAAGAAGAATAGACCATAACGACTTGGTGTTTAAAACCCATAAAGAGAAGATCAACGCCATCATAAAAGAGATAGAGGAAAGACATAAAAAAGGTCAGCCGGTTCTTGTTGGCACAACAAGTGTGGAAAAATCCGAGGAGCTGCACAAAATCCTTGTTAAAAAAAGAATACCGCATGCGGTTTTAAACGCAAAGCATCATGAAAAGGAGGCAGAAATCATAGCCCATGCTGGTGAGGTTGGCAGGGTAACAATTGCCACCAATATGGCAGGTAGGGGCGTGGATATAAAGCTAACAGAAGACAGCAAAAAATTGGGCGGATTGTTTATTTTGGGCACAGAAAGGCATGAATCAAGGCGTATAGACAACCAGCTTAGAGGAAGATCGGGCAGGCAGGGTGATCCTGGTGAATCAAGGTTCTTTTTATCGCTTGAAGATGACCTGTTGAGGATTTTTGGATCGGAAAGAATCAAGCTTTTGATGGACAAATTGGGCGTTGAAGAGGGTGAGGCAATAGAAAACAAGATGATTACGCGTGCCATTGAGAATGCCCAGAAGAAGGTTGAGGCTTATAACTTTGATATCAGGAAAAACCTGCTTGAGTATGACGATGTTATGAATAAACAAAGGCAGGTGATCTATCAACAAAGGCGAAGCATACTTGAAGGTGTTGAGTTAAAAGACGATATTTTAAGCTACATAGAGTCTATTGTTGATGATGTAGCCGATGTATATCTTCCAGAGAAAATAGACCCCACAAACTGGGATGTGGATGGGTTTAACAAGGAGATGAGGCGAATATTTGATAGAACATTTAAGATTGACACAGGCGAGATTGCAAAAACAAAAAGAAGGGATAAGCTGATTGAGGATATCAAAAAAAGCCTGATTGATGAATACAATCAAAAAGAGGAGCTTATAGGCTCAGATCAGATGAGGGAACTTGAGAGGCAGATTATGCTTCAACTTGTTGATATGCACTGGAGAGAGCATCTTAAAAATATGGATTATCTGCGTGATGCTGTGGGCTTAAGAGGTTATGGTCAGCGCGATCCGCTTGTTGAATATAAAAAGGTATCCTTCGATGAGTTTGAAGATATGGTAAAAAGGATTCAGGAGGATACCGTTGCAAGTATCTACCATATAAAGGTCGTTGTTGAGTAG
- a CDS encoding MGMT family protein, producing the protein MSRFFIDTPFERWLIVEFCNKKICSIKFSSQREGIPLTGDLKKVFEYIFLHKDFSCFDYTLLDMDLLSRNELLLHKFLIETKIGEVYAYSDVATVLFKKPTYARFVGNLLKKNRFVFVVPCHRVVAKNGIGGYTPSIESIELKRKILRWEGLSI; encoded by the coding sequence TTGAGTAGATTTTTTATCGACACGCCTTTTGAGCGCTGGTTGATAGTTGAGTTTTGTAATAAAAAGATCTGCTCCATCAAATTTAGCAGCCAAAGAGAAGGCATTCCATTAACAGGCGATTTAAAAAAAGTTTTTGAGTATATTTTTTTGCATAAGGATTTCTCCTGTTTTGATTATACTCTGCTTGATATGGATCTTTTAAGTAGAAATGAGTTACTGCTTCATAAGTTTCTTATTGAGACAAAGATCGGCGAGGTTTATGCATACTCTGATGTCGCCACCGTTCTTTTTAAAAAACCCACCTATGCACGGTTTGTTGGGAACCTGCTAAAGAAAAACCGTTTTGTGTTTGTTGTTCCATGTCATAGGGTAGTGGCAAAAAACGGTATTGGTGGCTATACTCCATCTATTGAATCTATTGAACTTAAAAGAAAGATTTTGCGATGGGAGGGGCTATCTATTTAG
- a CDS encoding cache domain-containing protein, whose product MKKISFSKLSILTITISTLIIIITTSLLWDYFSSTLIDKTINFMENNVHLKRLEVLEKNLVDDAIQLANYTFDSSLYKIKETLRQRDYSAYMTALNIYNKYKEKEPIKNIKQRIIDSIKYRVIDKGKGYFFITTLNGIKILSPQKELIGKNLLSIPKYAPSIKQELAVIKTKKEGFVEGRFFHNNKIVTRIAYIKLFKPLGWYIGCGRLLPNFKESTEKEILKEFKLSFGSLKKTNLFVIKLSDNSTCPAKVIFYTDPAFKGHTCIKPDDSYITYPNNKPCIKDCLKKLLNNGSLTVKLIYPFHPKQDRLRITHLRYFKRLNWIVGACSPVHIKSVITLKTTIPNNIRKFFVFTVVFSLFVALIVWVLAILLFIYKPVKNDLKTIENFFKSYRLKRRINTDTINTEEIADISQKINTLVEKLEKRNRVLKSINETYRALASNMPDCMLIFALENNSYIVKNFNIAAKNSPMLDVNKKLASEVTKINNIDKILKDVDKYSVCINFSAIIENEICDVRVYKLSTGYLVGLFKIITERVKLFKYLQQSKAQLSELINNIKTGIILVNRKGEIVLSNHFSKELLGFKEKINIEEIDLPISLKAKFVKVLKDRDICEGCQVNLTTADGKSKWFDVYTSKITLNNENYIIISFNDITQRYIKSKQLEYLSFHDTLTGLYNRHYFEEEIKRLFNKRSWPLGLVLLDLNGLKIINDILGHEMGDRLLKKLAEILSTSARSTDIVARIGGDEFAVLMPNTDENGIKKYLERVKEKIKKNNDFGDTFISVSWGWTVYSGQFKSYEELFREADKHMFKDKYSKDRISHLKEIIKWTVETKKGSIDKKLEEYFLNR is encoded by the coding sequence TTGAAAAAAATTAGTTTTTCTAAATTATCCATTTTAACGATAACCATATCAACCCTGATTATAATTATAACCACAAGTCTTCTATGGGACTATTTTTCCTCAACGCTTATCGACAAAACAATCAATTTTATGGAAAATAATGTTCATTTAAAAAGGCTAGAGGTGCTTGAGAAAAACCTCGTTGATGATGCGATTCAACTTGCTAACTACACCTTCGATAGCAGCTTATACAAAATCAAAGAAACGCTTCGCCAAAGGGATTATTCAGCCTACATGACAGCATTAAACATTTATAATAAATATAAAGAAAAAGAGCCTATCAAAAACATCAAGCAGCGAATCATAGACTCAATAAAATATCGCGTAATAGATAAAGGAAAAGGCTATTTTTTTATCACAACACTCAACGGCATAAAAATCTTATCTCCCCAAAAAGAATTAATAGGCAAAAACCTTTTAAGTATTCCGAAATACGCCCCATCCATAAAACAGGAGCTTGCCGTTATAAAAACAAAAAAAGAGGGGTTTGTAGAGGGTAGGTTTTTTCACAACAACAAAATTGTAACTCGCATAGCCTATATAAAACTATTTAAACCGCTTGGCTGGTATATAGGCTGTGGACGTTTGCTTCCAAACTTTAAAGAGAGTACAGAAAAAGAGATATTAAAGGAATTTAAGCTTTCCTTTGGCTCGCTAAAAAAAACAAACCTGTTTGTAATAAAGCTTTCAGACAATTCAACCTGCCCGGCAAAGGTAATTTTTTACACAGACCCTGCATTTAAAGGCCATACATGCATAAAACCAGACGACAGCTACATAACCTATCCAAACAACAAACCGTGTATCAAGGATTGCCTAAAAAAATTACTAAATAATGGTAGCTTAACGGTAAAGCTCATCTATCCTTTCCACCCGAAACAGGATAGATTGAGAATTACACACCTGAGATACTTTAAAAGGCTAAACTGGATTGTTGGCGCCTGCTCACCAGTTCATATAAAAAGCGTTATAACTTTAAAAACAACCATACCCAACAATATTCGCAAGTTTTTTGTTTTCACAGTTGTTTTTTCCCTTTTTGTCGCTTTAATTGTATGGGTTTTAGCTATACTTCTGTTCATCTATAAACCTGTAAAAAACGACCTTAAAACCATAGAAAACTTTTTTAAATCGTATCGATTGAAAAGAAGGATAAACACTGACACCATAAATACAGAAGAGATTGCCGACATATCTCAGAAAATCAATACTTTGGTAGAAAAACTTGAAAAGAGAAATAGGGTATTAAAAAGCATAAATGAAACTTATCGTGCACTTGCATCAAACATGCCTGACTGCATGCTTATATTTGCCTTAGAAAACAACTCATACATAGTAAAAAATTTTAACATAGCAGCAAAAAACTCTCCTATGCTTGATGTAAACAAAAAACTGGCATCTGAGGTAACAAAAATAAACAACATCGACAAAATCCTAAAAGATGTTGACAAATACTCTGTATGTATAAACTTTTCAGCCATTATAGAAAACGAGATTTGTGATGTAAGGGTTTATAAACTATCTACTGGATATTTAGTAGGCTTGTTTAAAATAATCACAGAAAGAGTTAAGCTATTTAAATACCTCCAGCAGTCTAAAGCGCAACTTAGCGAGCTTATAAACAACATCAAAACGGGTATCATACTTGTCAACAGAAAAGGCGAAATTGTTTTATCAAATCACTTTTCAAAAGAGCTTTTAGGGTTTAAAGAAAAAATAAACATTGAAGAGATAGACCTACCTATAAGCCTAAAGGCAAAATTTGTAAAGGTTCTAAAAGATAGGGATATATGCGAGGGATGTCAGGTAAACTTAACCACAGCTGATGGCAAAAGTAAATGGTTCGATGTTTATACCTCAAAGATTACGCTCAACAACGAAAATTACATTATCATCTCATTTAACGACATAACGCAGCGATATATCAAAAGCAAACAGCTTGAGTATCTGAGTTTCCACGATACTTTAACAGGTCTATACAACAGGCATTACTTTGAAGAGGAGATAAAAAGATTGTTTAATAAACGCAGTTGGCCATTGGGATTGGTTTTACTTGATTTAAACGGTTTGAAAATTATAAACGACATTCTGGGTCACGAGATGGGCGATAGGCTTTTGAAAAAACTTGCCGAAATTCTATCAACATCTGCACGCTCTACAGATATAGTCGCACGAATTGGCGGGGATGAGTTTGCTGTTTTGATGCCCAATACAGATGAAAACGGCATAAAAAAATATTTAGAGAGGGTAAAAGAAAAAATAAAGAAAAACAACGATTTTGGTGATACATTCATCAGTGTATCGTGGGGATGGACTGTTTATTCGGGACAGTTTAAGTCATATGAAGAGCTATTTAGAGAAGCTGACAAACATATGTTTAAAGATAAATACTCTAAAGACAGAATTTCCCATCTAAAAGAAATTATCAAATGGACAGTTGAAACAAAGAAAGGCTCGATAGACAAAAAGCTTGAAGAGTATTTCCTAAATAGATAG
- a CDS encoding citrate (Si)-synthase, which yields MGIKEKLFEKIQAHRPRITRLYKEFADKVIDEVTVYKIIAGMRGLKALITDISYLDPYEGIRFRGYTIPEVMEKLPKPEGKEMPYVEGHFYLLLTGELPTEEDVAEVAAEWKKRRDLPQYVIDILRAMPRDTHPMTMFAAGILAMQRNSKFAEWYNAGKFNKMDAWEYMYEDVMDLLPKLPVLGAYIYRMKYKGDVHIPADPNLDFGGNFAHMMGIPEPYDDVARMYFILHSDHESGNVSAHATHLVASALSDIYYSYAAGMCGLAGPLHGLANQETLKWIQGVMEKMGGKIPTKEEMEKFVWDTLNSGQVIPGFGHAVLRKTDPRYTAQREFALKHLPDDPIFKYVDLLFQVVPPILQQLGKVKNPWPNVDAHSGCIQWHYGVQEYDFYTVLFGIGRALGVTANIVWDRGLGYQIERPKSITTDMLEELAGAK from the coding sequence ATGGGAATTAAGGAGAAGCTGTTTGAGAAGATTCAGGCCCACAGACCAAGGATCACCAGACTCTACAAAGAGTTTGCTGACAAGGTTATTGACGAGGTAACCGTTTACAAAATCATTGCTGGTATGAGGGGCTTGAAGGCTCTCATCACAGACATTTCCTACCTTGATCCTTATGAGGGAATTAGATTTAGAGGCTACACAATCCCTGAGGTTATGGAGAAGTTGCCAAAGCCTGAGGGCAAAGAGATGCCCTATGTTGAGGGTCATTTCTATCTATTGCTCACAGGTGAGTTACCAACAGAGGAAGATGTAGCTGAGGTTGCAGCAGAGTGGAAAAAGAGAAGGGATCTTCCACAGTATGTAATCGATATTTTAAGGGCTATGCCAAGGGATACACATCCAATGACTATGTTTGCAGCTGGTATCCTTGCAATGCAGAGGAATTCTAAGTTTGCTGAGTGGTATAATGCTGGCAAATTCAACAAGATGGATGCATGGGAGTATATGTATGAAGATGTTATGGACCTTCTGCCAAAACTCCCTGTACTGGGTGCATATATCTACAGAATGAAATATAAGGGCGATGTACATATACCTGCTGATCCAAATCTTGACTTTGGTGGAAACTTTGCCCATATGATGGGTATTCCTGAGCCTTACGATGATGTTGCAAGGATGTATTTCATCCTGCACTCCGACCATGAGAGTGGAAATGTTTCTGCTCACGCAACACACCTTGTTGCAAGTGCATTGTCTGATATATATTACTCCTATGCAGCAGGTATGTGCGGTCTTGCCGGTCCTCTGCATGGTCTTGCCAATCAGGAGACATTGAAATGGATCCAGGGTGTAATGGAGAAGATGGGCGGCAAGATTCCTACAAAAGAGGAGATGGAGAAATTTGTCTGGGATACATTGAACTCCGGTCAGGTTATACCTGGATTTGGTCATGCCGTTTTGAGAAAGACAGACCCAAGATACACAGCTCAGAGGGAGTTTGCTTTGAAGCATCTACCTGATGATCCAATCTTTAAGTATGTGGATCTGCTTTTCCAGGTAGTTCCACCAATCCTACAGCAGCTTGGAAAAGTAAAGAATCCATGGCCAAATGTAGATGCACACTCCGGTTGTATTCAGTGGCACTACGGTGTTCAGGAGTACGACTTCTACACAGTACTCTTCGGTATCGGAAGGGCACTTGGTGTTACAGCAAACATCGTTTGGGACAGAGGTCTTGGATATCAGATCGAAAGGCCAAAATCAATCACAACAGACATGCTGGAAGAGCTTGCTGGTGCAAAATAA
- a CDS encoding radical SAM protein, with the protein MFEKFFKAGCRLCPRNCGIDRNKFRGLCKTRNRLEIASFNIHCGEEPPISGLEGSGTIFFAGCNLSCIYCQNYPISQLKAAYKTISIEELAEIMLKLQERKAHNINLVTPSHFVHLIVEAIEIAKKKGLSIPIVYNTSSYDKVEVIRLLSDYVDIYLADLKYADDELAFEFSKVKNYVQTAKAALLEMYKTKGKLKTKNGIAYQGLIVRHLVLPGFVGNSKAVLKWIKESLPGVDVSVMFQYFPAFKAIDKPPLNRKISLEEYQEICDYLAELDLDGFIQQI; encoded by the coding sequence GTGTTTGAGAAATTTTTTAAGGCAGGCTGCAGGCTGTGTCCCCGCAACTGCGGCATAGATAGAAATAAGTTCAGGGGTTTATGCAAAACCAGAAATAGGCTTGAGATTGCAAGTTTTAATATTCATTGCGGTGAGGAGCCACCGATAAGCGGCCTCGAAGGTTCTGGAACGATCTTTTTTGCTGGATGCAACCTATCATGTATATACTGTCAGAACTACCCGATAAGCCAGCTGAAAGCAGCATATAAAACCATCTCTATAGAAGAGCTTGCTGAAATTATGTTAAAATTGCAGGAAAGAAAAGCCCATAATATCAACCTTGTCACACCCTCGCATTTTGTTCATTTGATTGTTGAAGCAATTGAAATTGCAAAAAAAAAGGGATTATCCATACCCATAGTTTACAACACCTCATCATACGATAAGGTGGAGGTGATAAGGCTTTTAAGTGATTATGTTGATATCTATCTTGCCGATTTGAAATACGCAGATGATGAGCTTGCCTTTGAGTTTTCTAAGGTAAAAAACTATGTTCAAACCGCAAAAGCTGCCCTGCTTGAGATGTATAAAACAAAGGGAAAGCTAAAAACAAAAAACGGCATAGCCTATCAGGGATTGATTGTGAGGCATCTTGTATTGCCAGGGTTTGTAGGAAACTCAAAGGCTGTATTAAAATGGATTAAAGAGAGCCTACCCGGTGTTGATGTTTCTGTGATGTTTCAATACTTTCCTGCTTTTAAAGCTATTGATAAACCGCCACTAAACAGAAAAATTTCACTTGAAGAGTATCAAGAAATTTGTGATTATTTAGCTGAGCTGGATTTAGATGGTTTTATTCAGCAGATATAG